The Gemella haemolysans genome includes a region encoding these proteins:
- a CDS encoding PTS glucitol/sorbitol transporter subunit IIA, with protein MIIYENTIKSKGSLVGEFGDGMFILFGDNAPDMLKDYCYGIDVVPTNATIEVGHKLKVDGEEFEILGVGDVAEKNLVDLGHLTVHFSGDLDSLLPGAIVVENKSCPKIDINTKITIEKLN; from the coding sequence ATGATAATTTATGAAAATACAATAAAAAGTAAAGGAAGTCTTGTAGGTGAATTTGGAGATGGTATGTTTATCCTTTTTGGAGATAATGCACCGGATATGTTAAAAGATTATTGTTATGGAATTGATGTGGTACCAACTAATGCAACTATAGAAGTTGGTCATAAATTAAAAGTAGATGGAGAAGAGTTTGAAATTCTTGGTGTAGGTGATGTAGCTGAGAAAAACCTAGTAGACTTAGGACATCTAACAGTTCATTTTTCAGGAGATTTAGATAGTTTATTACCTGGTGCAATTGTGGTAGAGAATAAAAGTTGTCCTAAGATTGATATAAATACAAAAATTACTATAGAAAAATTAAACTAA
- a CDS encoding SDR family oxidoreductase: MSWLNLEGKTVVVTGGASGIGAAVVDEFLNQGCNVVVSDLTEKESDNNKLLYVKCDVTKRSDVKEVVAKTVERFGTIDILVNNAGINIPRLLVDKKAPEGKYEFSDEIYDKIMDINVKGLFIFSQEVGRILVAKGSGVIVNMSSESGLEGSEGQSIYAASKNAVNSLTRSWAKELGKLGVRVVGVAPGILEATGLRTLAYEEALAYTRGVTVEQIRAGYTSTKTTPLGRDGKLSEVADLVAYVASDRASYVHGVTYNVAGGKTRG; this comes from the coding sequence ATGAGTTGGTTAAATTTAGAAGGAAAAACAGTAGTAGTAACAGGTGGAGCATCAGGAATCGGTGCAGCGGTAGTTGATGAATTCTTAAATCAAGGATGTAATGTTGTAGTAAGTGATCTTACAGAAAAAGAATCTGATAATAATAAATTATTATATGTAAAATGTGATGTTACTAAAAGAAGTGATGTTAAAGAAGTTGTTGCTAAAACTGTAGAAAGATTTGGAACAATCGATATTCTTGTAAATAATGCAGGAATTAATATCCCGCGTTTATTAGTAGATAAAAAAGCCCCTGAAGGTAAATATGAATTTAGTGATGAGATATATGATAAAATTATGGATATAAATGTTAAAGGTTTATTCATCTTCTCTCAAGAAGTTGGGCGTATACTTGTTGCTAAAGGAAGTGGTGTAATAGTAAATATGTCTTCAGAATCTGGATTAGAAGGATCAGAAGGACAAAGTATTTATGCGGCTAGTAAGAATGCGGTAAACTCATTAACACGTTCATGGGCAAAAGAACTTGGTAAATTAGGTGTTAGAGTAGTAGGTGTGGCTCCAGGTATATTAGAAGCAACGGGACTTAGAACATTAGCTTATGAGGAAGCGTTAGCTTACACTCGTGGTGTAACAGTAGAACAAATTCGTGCTGGATATACAAGTACAAAAACTACGCCATTAGGAAGAGATGGTAAACTATCAGAAGTTGCAGATTTAGTTGCATATGTAGCAAGTGATAGAGCAAGTTATGTTCATGGTGTTACATATAATGTAGCAGGTGGAAAAACAAGAGGATAA
- a CDS encoding HAD family hydrolase, translating to MNIKAVLFDMDGLMVDTESLATEAFIHSAKKQGYDMTKEETLMVLGFTTKSIYEFWENYFKNSDVSGKQLVDDHYKYIENVLFTTGPKKMPYIEELLKYLKENNYKVAVASSSNMNHIINNMEKTGLKKYIDGFASGAEVKNGKPAPDVFLLAAERLGVEPKKCLVLEDSKAGVIAGSSAGAKVIMVPDMFKPDDECKEKAYKIVNNLGEVINMLEENNNEDFNR from the coding sequence ATGAATATAAAAGCTGTGTTATTTGATATGGATGGATTAATGGTTGATACGGAAAGTTTAGCAACTGAAGCGTTTATTCATAGTGCGAAAAAGCAAGGATATGATATGACGAAAGAAGAAACTCTTATGGTATTAGGATTTACTACGAAAAGTATTTATGAGTTTTGGGAAAATTATTTCAAAAATTCTGATGTTAGCGGGAAACAACTAGTAGATGATCATTATAAATATATAGAAAATGTTTTATTTACTACAGGGCCTAAAAAGATGCCGTATATAGAAGAGTTATTAAAATATTTGAAAGAAAATAATTATAAGGTTGCCGTAGCTTCTTCGTCTAATATGAATCATATAATTAACAATATGGAAAAAACAGGATTGAAGAAATATATAGATGGATTTGCTAGTGGTGCTGAGGTGAAAAATGGTAAGCCAGCACCAGATGTCTTCTTATTAGCTGCTGAACGTTTAGGCGTAGAACCAAAAAAATGTTTAGTTTTAGAAGATTCAAAAGCTGGAGTAATAGCTGGTAGTTCAGCAGGAGCTAAGGTTATAATGGTTCCTGATATGTTTAAACCAGATGATGAGTGTAAGGAAAAAGCTTATAAAATTGTTAATAATTTAGGAGAAGTTATAAATATGTTAGAGGAGAATAATAATGAAGATTTTAATAGATAG